TAACTTTTACTTTTACTTTGGATTGAGAATCTATCCAAAAATTCGCGAATGACAATTTCTTCTGAGAAAGACATTAAACCAATCATCATCTGGCTTTTTGCAGGATGTTTCCTGATATATGCAATGGTAGTTATAGGAGGTATGACGAGGCTAACTCATTCAGGCCTATCGATGGTTGAATGGAACATGATCGTTGGATCCAAGCCACCCATGAGTGATGCCGACTGGCAAATACCTTTTGAAAAATATAAACTGAGTCCGGAGTATAAACAGGTTAATTATCATTTTACTCTTGAAGAATTCAAATCCATTTACTGGTGGGAATACATTCATCGCTTTCTCGGGCGGATGATAGGGCTGGTATTCCTCTTGCCATTTATTTATTTCCGGGCACGAAAAAAATTAACACCAGATTTATTTAAGAAATTGATCATCATTTTAATTCTCGGCGGTTTCCAGGGAGTGCTCGGCTGGTATATGGTTAAGAGCGGACTAAGCAAAGAGCCGCGGGTTAGTCATTATCGATTAGCAGCACATTTGATAAGTGCGTTTACGGTTTTTGGATTTACTTTCTGGACAGCATTAAGTTTAAAGTTTAAAGTTCAAAGTTCAAAGTTGGAAGAGGAAAGGAAGGGGGCGGAAGACCGAAGACCGGAGACCGAAGACGCTGTCTCAAATCTCAAATCTCAAATCTCAAATCTTAAAAGATGGAGTGTCATTTTATTTTGCACAGTAATTCTTCAAATTATTTACGGAGCC
The DNA window shown above is from Bacteroidota bacterium and carries:
- a CDS encoding COX15/CtaA family protein, which translates into the protein MTISSEKDIKPIIIWLFAGCFLIYAMVVIGGMTRLTHSGLSMVEWNMIVGSKPPMSDADWQIPFEKYKLSPEYKQVNYHFTLEEFKSIYWWEYIHRFLGRMIGLVFLLPFIYFRARKKLTPDLFKKLIIILILGGFQGVLGWYMVKSGLSKEPRVSHYRLAAHLISAFTVFGFTFWTALSLKFKVQSSKLEEERKGAEDRRPETEDAVSNLKSQISNLKRWSVILFCTVILQIIYGAFVAGLKAGYLCPTWPKMCDEWVHDSMFVLQPWWRNFIEGRAGVQFVHRYIAYAVVIIVGLIYYKARKIELTVLQKRIVNALVLIVLCQFLLGVFTLLYSVPVLLGVLHQTGAFFLFGTSLLLINRLR